The genomic interval GGCGGTCCGTGAACGGGTCGACGTGCCGGTGTTGCTCGAAGGCGGGCTGCGGACCCGGGCGGACTGTGACCGCTATCTGGGCACCGGCAGCGACAGGCCTGCTGCCGACCTGGTGGGGATGGCCCGCCCGTTCTACGCCGAACCGCGGCTTGGCGCTCGCCTGCTTGCCGGCGCGGACGCGCTGTGTGAGAGCTGTAACAACTGTACGATCCCGCAGGTGACCGGCGAGCCCGGGCGGTGTCGGACGCCGTCGGTCGTCCGCGAGCAGGGCCGGCTCACGAGTCGAGGTGCCTACGAGAGAAATAGTTCCGACGAGTAGCCGGTAGCGACGGTCTGTGAGGCGGAAGCACCGCACGGCAGTGGTCTGGACCGACTCGTGTCGACAGCGCTGTCGACACACTCCGGCCCCGTAACGGTTGGTCAGATTACAATTATATTTTGTCTCCGGCAGCGGTGAGAGAAAGCCTGATACAGTTCCAACACTGATGACCGCCGATGACCGCCGAGATTACGTCGGAATCCGTCGAGTTGACAGTCGACGGCGACGACATCGACGTTCACTACCGGACCGGTGGCGACGGGCCGCCGCTGGTGTTTCTCCACGGGATCGGGCTGGACGCCGCGACGGTGTCCTGGCGCCACGCGCTCCCCGCGCTCGCGGGCGAACGGACCGTCTACGCGCCCGATCTCCCCGGCCACGGACGCAGCGACAAACCCGATCGGGCGTACACGACCGAGTACTACCTGGAGACGGTCACGGCGTTTCTCGACGTCCTCGACATCACGCAGCCGGCGCTCGCGGGCCTCTCGATGGGGGGTGCGCTGGCGCTGGGGTACGCGCTGGACGGCGGCGAGGTTGAACGGCTCGTCCTCGTCGACAGCTACGGCCTCGGCGCGGACGCGTACTGGCGGGTCGCCGCGACGGGGATCTTTCAGACACCCGTCGTAGGCAATATGCTCTGGCAGGGCGTCAGCACGTCGAAACCGGCGATCAGATCGGGGCTGCGAAGCATGGGGGCGACGGAGCCACCACAGGAACTGGTCGACCGGGTCGCGTCGGTCGTGGATCGCCGGACCGTCCGGGCGATGCGGCGCTGGCAGCGCAGCGAGTTCCGCGCGACGGGGTTCAAGACCGACTACTCCGACCGCCTCTCGGAGGTGAAGGTGCCGACGCTGTTGGTCCACGGCGCGGCGGACCCGCTGCTCCCGAAATCGTGGGCCGAACGGGCGGCCGCGTCGCTCTCGGATAGCGAACTGGAGATACTGCGGGAGTGCGGACACTGTCCGCCACGGGAACAGCCGGAGCGGTTCAACCGGGCACTGCGGGCCTTCTGTTAGTTCGGCAGTTCGTCGATCAGGACGACCGCTTCGCCGTCGATGGCGACCTCGCCCTCGTCGATGACGCGGGTCGTCAGGCGGTACTGATCGTCCCCGAGGTCTTCGACGATCTCACACTCGGCTGTCAGTCGGTCGCCGATGCGAACCGGGTTGTGGAACTCCAGGTCCTGCGAGAGGTAGATCGTCAGGCCGGGAAGCCGTGCCAGCGCCGCGCTGATGAGGCTCCCGACCAGCGTCCCGTGGGCGATCCGCCCGCGGAAGCGGGTTTGCTCGGCGAACTCGTCGTCGAGGTGGAGCGGGTTCGTGTCGCCGCTCGCGGCGGCGAACTGCCGGACATCGTCGTCGGAGATGGTCTTCGTGAACTCCGCACGGTCCCCGACACCCAGGTAGTCGGGATGGTCCTCCGAGAGCGAGACGTGCCACTCGGGGAGGTCTTCGTCGGGTTCGATACGTTCGACGGGTTCAGCTACGTCCTCGTCGTCCTGCTGGACGCCGAAGGCGGCGAAGGCTGCCCGGTTGGCCGCGACAACGCTGTTGAACATGTGTGTGGAAGTCTCCGTCCACGTGTCCAGCAGCGGGTTCCGATGGGATTCAGAACTCATCGATACTGATATCTAGTCGTCCGGGTATTAAACCTTGGCGTTGTTTCACCGTTTACAGCCCCGAGAGCCCGTCTATCCGCCGGGGAGGGTGTTTTACGGTCAGCTTGAACGACATATATCGCCCGACGGGGCCGGGACGAAAGGACAGATTACCGCTCTCCACTTGCTACCATTGAATGGTAACGAATGGTATTGAGGGGAAGTTTTATGTCGTTGAAGGGAGTAGACGGTAGTACCGATGGCCGACGAGGACGATGGCCTGCTGTGGCCCCCGATGTTCAAAGGGATGCAACAGGCGAGCGAGAACGCGATGCAACAACAGCAGGAGATGATGAAACAGCTGTTCGCCTCCGGCGGCATGCCGAGCATGGATATGAACCAGCTCGGTGCAATGAGCCAGATGGCGACGTTCAAGACCCGCGTGCAAAGCGGGGGTCGAATCAGCATCCCCGATGCCGAGCGCGAGGCGCTGGACATCGAAGAAGGGGACATCGTCCAGGCAGTCGTCCTCCCGGTCAGTAAAAATTCAGAGTGATTACAATGGTAGACTACACAACCCCCGTCACGACCGCTTTCGAGATGCAGCGCGCGTCGATCGAACAGAGCCAGAAGGCCCTCGAACAGAGCTTCGAGTTCCAGAAGAACGTCAACGAGGCCGTCATCGGCAGCCTCGACACCCAGGAGTCGGCCCAGCGCCGCGGTGTCGAACTCTCGAAGACCGCCTTCCACAGCTACCTCGACGCCATCGAGTCGACGATGCCCGGCGTCGCCGGCAGCGTCGAGGAGGTCCGCCAGGCAGTCGACGACCAGTACGACTTCCTGCTGGAGAACCACGCCGAGCTGTTCGACAACATGGAGAGCGAGATGGTCGAAGGCGCCGACGCCTACGACGAGATGACCCAGGAGTACCTCGACGCCGTCACCGAGCAGGTCGAGATGCTCGTCGAGGCACACGAGGAACTGGAGTCCCAGTCCGTCGAGGCCGCCGAGCAGTTCGGCGACCAGCTCGACGAGGTCCAGGAGCAGGTCGAGGAGATGCAGGCCCAGGTCGAGGAAGTCCAGGCGAAGGCCGCCGACGCCGTCGAGGCGTAACGAACCAGCCGTTTTTTGTGCGCGAACGCGCGAGCTATTACTATGAGCAACAACGAGATGCAACAGGAATGGGCGGAGATGGTCGAGGAGATGAACAACGCGGTCGCCGACTCGATGGAACAGAACATGAAGGCCCAGTCGGCCTTCGTCGAGTCCTGGGCGGACGCCGTCGAGGATTCGATGCTGGGACAGGAGGAGATGAGCGAGGGCTTCGAAGGGTACGGACAGGCCTACGAGACCTGGCTCGACGCCACCGAACAGCTGATGGAACGGTCGACCGACGCCGCACAGGGCGAGGATGTCGACCCGGCGGAGTTCCGTGACATCTGGCTGCAGGCGGCCAACGAGGCGTTCAAGAACGTGATGAGCACGTCGGCCTTCGCCGCCGCCAACGGCCAGCTCGTCGAGTCGATGATGGAGATGCAACAGGAGGCAGACGAGGTGAGCCAGGACGCCATCGCACAGATGGGGTTCCCGACGCGGGACGACATGGACGAGGTCGGCGAGCGCCTGCTCGAAGTCGAGCGCCGCCAGCACGCCGTCGAACAGAAGCTCGACCGCGTCCTCGAACACCTCGAGGAGTAAGCCATGTCGAGCAACCCACTCAACCCCTTCGCGGCGGCACTGAACGTCCAGACGAAGACCCTGGAATCGATGAGCGACGCCGCCGACCGGAGCCAGATCGCCGACGAGCGCCTGGAGCTGATGGAGTCGGTCGAGGTCGGCCAGACGCCCAGCGAGGTCGTCTACGAGGAGAACAAGCTCGAACTGCTCCACTACGACGCCGAGGCCGCGGGCATCGAGGTCGCCGAGGAGGACAAGGAGTCTGTCCCCATCCTCATCACGTACGCGCTGATCAACCGACCGTACATCCTGGACCTCCAGGAGGAGCGGTCGGTCGTCCGACGGCTGCTCGAGGGCGGCCACGATGTCTACCTCATCGACTGGAACGAGCCCTCCCGGCTCGACCAGCACCTGACCCTGGACGACTACGTCAACCGCTACATGGACAACTGCGTCGACGTGGTCCGGGAACGGTCGGGCCAGGACGCCATCAACATCCTGGGCTACTGCATGGGCGGGACGATGTCGGTGATGTACGCCGCGCTCCACCCCGAGAAGGTCAACGCACTGGGCCTGATGGCCGCCGGCCTCTGTTTCGACCACACCGGTGGCGTCCTCGAAGAGTGGGGTAGCGACGAGTACTACTCCCCCGAGGACGTGACCGAGACGTTCGGGAACGTCCCGGCGGACATGCTCGACATCGGCTTCGCGCTGATGGACCCCGTCGAGAACTACGTCTCGAAGTACATCCGCCTGGCCGAGAACATCGAGAGCGAGGGCTTCGTCGAGAACTTCGGCCGGATGGAGAAGTGGCTGGGCGACGGTATCGACGTTGCCGGGGAAGCGTACGTCCAGTTCCTCGAAGACGTGTACCAGGACAACAAGCTCTACCGGAACGAACTGGAGCTGGACGGCAAACACGTCGACCTGAACAACATCGACATGCCAGTCCTCCAGCTGATGGGCGAGTACGACCACCTCATCCCGCCGGAGGCCTCCAAGCCGTTCAACGATGTCATCGCCAGCGAGG from Haloarcula pelagica carries:
- a CDS encoding alpha/beta fold hydrolase, which gives rise to MTAEITSESVELTVDGDDIDVHYRTGGDGPPLVFLHGIGLDAATVSWRHALPALAGERTVYAPDLPGHGRSDKPDRAYTTEYYLETVTAFLDVLDITQPALAGLSMGGALALGYALDGGEVERLVLVDSYGLGADAYWRVAATGIFQTPVVGNMLWQGVSTSKPAIRSGLRSMGATEPPQELVDRVASVVDRRTVRAMRRWQRSEFRATGFKTDYSDRLSEVKVPTLLVHGAADPLLPKSWAERAAASLSDSELEILRECGHCPPREQPERFNRALRAFC
- a CDS encoding MaoC family dehydratase; its protein translation is MFNSVVAANRAAFAAFGVQQDDEDVAEPVERIEPDEDLPEWHVSLSEDHPDYLGVGDRAEFTKTISDDDVRQFAAASGDTNPLHLDDEFAEQTRFRGRIAHGTLVGSLISAALARLPGLTIYLSQDLEFHNPVRIGDRLTAECEIVEDLGDDQYRLTTRVIDEGEVAIDGEAVVLIDELPN
- a CDS encoding AbrB/MazE/SpoVT family DNA-binding domain-containing protein, whose amino-acid sequence is MADEDDGLLWPPMFKGMQQASENAMQQQQEMMKQLFASGGMPSMDMNQLGAMSQMATFKTRVQSGGRISIPDAEREALDIEEGDIVQAVVLPVSKNSE
- a CDS encoding poly(R)-hydroxyalkanoic acid synthase subunit PhaE, whose product is MSNNEMQQEWAEMVEEMNNAVADSMEQNMKAQSAFVESWADAVEDSMLGQEEMSEGFEGYGQAYETWLDATEQLMERSTDAAQGEDVDPAEFRDIWLQAANEAFKNVMSTSAFAAANGQLVESMMEMQQEADEVSQDAIAQMGFPTRDDMDEVGERLLEVERRQHAVEQKLDRVLEHLEE
- the phaC gene encoding poly(3-hydroxyalkanoate) polymerase subunit PhaC — its product is MSSNPLNPFAAALNVQTKTLESMSDAADRSQIADERLELMESVEVGQTPSEVVYEENKLELLHYDAEAAGIEVAEEDKESVPILITYALINRPYILDLQEERSVVRRLLEGGHDVYLIDWNEPSRLDQHLTLDDYVNRYMDNCVDVVRERSGQDAINILGYCMGGTMSVMYAALHPEKVNALGLMAAGLCFDHTGGVLEEWGSDEYYSPEDVTETFGNVPADMLDIGFALMDPVENYVSKYIRLAENIESEGFVENFGRMEKWLGDGIDVAGEAYVQFLEDVYQDNKLYRNELELDGKHVDLNNIDMPVLQLMGEYDHLIPPEASKPFNDVIASEDTRTIEFSTGHIGLSVSSSTHADLWPEVAQWYSDRNRGDEVDIAVESPGEHDEDPVDDAAATEEGGVEAAADVETVSGIGPTYADRLHAAGIETVADLAEYDAAELAEIAETTESRAQDWLDQL